The genomic interval agcttagcttagcttaaagactggaTGCAGGGGGGGAACAGCTTGCCTGGTTTCGTCTGAGCACATTTAGATCTTTTAGAAGATCGAAATATTTAGGGAGATTTGGAGATGCCGGTAGGGGGATATTTAAGCGTATCAGTCTGTGCTATGGTCTCAACAAATATTTGATGGATTACCATGGAATTTGATTTAGAAATCAGGAAGGATGCATCATAACGACATTGGGGATCCTCAGACTTTTACTCTAGCGCCATCGGCAGGTCAAATTTCTAAATCGACCAATACTTCTGTTTACGACCAAATACGCGCCAAACTAATAACATTCCCATTAGCTTCATCTTTACTTAGtttttgcatgctaacatgtgctAATCAGCCCCAAACACAAAGATGGTGAACATCAGCACACCCGCTTCCAGTATCTATGCCAAGCTAAGCTCACTGGGTTTTAGCTATAGCTTTATACTAACTGGGGAAACATAAGAGTCATCAATCCTTCCTTCTCTGGTAATTTCTTTCACAATCAGAATTTAATCAATTCAGTCTGGCAACATTTGGAAAGTCTAAGAGAGCAGTTTGATTGAAGTTAGCATAGGGCTAACAGGAggtgcatgcatgtaaacattcTGCAAAAGTAGCGTGCAGAAGTGAGATGGTCAACAAGAAATGTCTCACATACTGTACCTCAACGACCAGACCAGATacttataaaaaatgtatattataaacCACAACTCAACCTTTTGGTTTCCGTCGTTAGAACTGTAGATtgagcattattattattactaaatatatattataatatgataatgatCGTAATTTTGATAACAAATAGTCCAGCCAGAAGGCAAATTAGGGTATTTACAAAATGTCGAACTATTGCAAGATGATGCAACCCGTCTACTTCACTGTAACATTGCTATGATGTGTTTACTTTGCTCTGTATGATATAAAAATGGGAGCTTCTTTATCAACACTACAGGTTTAGATTGTCACCGGTGTCTGTGGTTTTTGTGTATTCGGTGTCCATatcttgtatttgtgtgtgtttttctctctcgtTATAACTCCTCTTCTCCGGTCCTCGTGCCGGTGACGCTCTGACCTCCCCGTCACCTCGTCTCACTGAAGCCCCCTGTGTTCAAACAAAGTCCAACATGTAGAGCTCCAGAAATCAGGGGCAGCTTCTGGGGGGCATCTTTTATTAACAGCAGCATTAAATATTCACCTATACACCCCCCTCTTTTTAATGGCAGAAAAAGAGTCTTCAGTCCCAATGTTCATCAATAATTCTTTATTCCAATAGGAATAAAGaattatataaagaaataaatactgaacaATCTCAGTAGGTCAAATCCTAATGGTGGCAGTAGTACATGCATTTTATATTCCAAAAAATACTTAGAACATCAAATTCCAAAGGAAATTATTGTAAAGATCTGTTGttcattaaatcagattttagTATGTctatattttctaatatttaaaaCCAGTTGTAATGCGTTTCACAacttaaataatcaaaaaatatatatcttaaaaGGCATGCAAACTTCAGCTCAATGATGATGAGTTGTTTTGAAAAAGTAGccaaataaatatagatatgtATGGACAAAAAGATATTGAAtgattaatatttttatgtttctgtgtgtttatccaGGAGGATGTTCCCCTTCCTGAGCTTCAACATCAGCGTTCTGGATCCGTCAGCCCACTACAACGTCTACGTGGACGTGGTTCTGGCCGATCAGCACCACTGGAGGTACCAGGGCGGCAAGTGGGTCCAATGTGGGAAAGCGGAGGGTAACATGCCAGGTACGTTTCAAATCATGACACATAATCAGAGCCAAAGTAATGGCTTCATAATTTGTATTAAGCTattggcatgtttttttttttaaatcaaactaaatgTAACCATATTAAGAAAAACATTGGTGAAATCATCATcaactcaagtactgtactaaGAACAATCAGAATCCAATTTATTGACAAGGGGGTTttcacatatatttaaatagaaatattgtacttttaagaCTGgagacttttatttatataatcaatcattaagtatataaagtagttagaAAGAattccacctttaccagctgcaacattaaagtactGAAaccattaatgcatcaataattaaaatccaataatatattatactgtacattattctgaaatgtgacatcctgcataatgagtatgtttacaGTTATTTACATCACATGGAAGAAAACATTCTGTCACCTGTTACTGCTCTTCAGAGCCACTTACATGCAAAGTTGAATCAGATTTCTCACCTCCCAAACATTTGGATCTTCTTAATTTCAAAACTTACCACCAGCAGCCATAAACGAAGGACAAAAAGGTTTATACTCAGATTTCTATCTGGGGCTTCCGATAGCAAAATGTTGACAAGAAGCAGGAGATCGAACACCAGCTGATGAGCACGAACTCTGGTCAATCAATGAGCCGGAGACTTCAGCTCAGAGCGTGTGACTTGGGGGATCTTGAGGAAGTGGTTTATTTAGCAATATCGTAGCAAACCTAAATGCACACAGCAAAGAAACCAAAATGTGCATCATGATGCACAAGTCGCCTGAGAGGTTTCAgtggacattttgtttgtttgttgaatcaTTCTGCAGGGAGCCGATTAAACATTCAAGAACAAGTTTCATGTCGGAGCTTAAGAACTTATTGATGTCCAAGAGAAACATCTTTTATTTCAGTTCTTAGTTGATTATTAGGTTCAACAAACTGATATTTATACCAACTCTCCTTTATTTACATTACTTTGTTTAAGGTtgcttatatttcatttttatttcagtcaatttgcagttacattttaaaatatttgcacatttatCGTCAGTTTGTCTTTATTCAATAACTTATTATTATACGGGATTTGTGTCAAcgttgcttgtttttgtttttaaaaaaatactgctaTTGGCCGACATAACTTTATctgatttttttaagctttcaaatattaatatcaGCCTCCAAAAAACAGAATCAGTAAAGTTTCAACCACTTCATGGCCAACGTCCAATGAAAATCATGTATCTTTTATTGTGGATTTTGCAGAAACAATGAAGGTTTTATAAATTGATTATCTgaaaaatgcatcgtcacaaattTGAAATAGCTCATGCAAAGACACTGTGAGGGACTGCTTTGGGATTTTTGGGGATATCATGAAGAAACATTTCTTTAAGGGAACTGAAAACATCTTGTCAATCGTTATAACTTTGGTCAACAGCAGAAAATTTGAGTATTATTGCTCACATATTCTTTAGAACTTGTCCAAACTGGTTGGACTCCACTTTGTCATCATCTGTGGTGTCCAGTAGTATCTTcttatacctttttttaatttaaactccCTTTAAGTATTCAATTTGGTAATTAAATGTACCTTCCTTCATGCTTCTCCTcaaatatattgtgatattaaatttctcatttatttataaggAATTGCTCTTGGAGAGAATTACTTGAATATTTCTACCCTTATTTCCAGTTTTCATCTCtttaaagaacatgtttttgtttttcacttcttcCATCATTATTATTCTTCCTGTTCACacaacagagaagaaaaaaaacaacaaaagcaagtCAACCAAGACGATATTTAGTGTGTGATTGATGATAGACTAAaccacaaatatataaatgagaGAAAGTGCAAGGTGTTGTCACACATGTGCCAGGTGTTATGGAAAGATGACAACGAGCTACAGTTGTGGAAACTGTGGTAAAACAACTTTACTCAATTAGATTTAATAGTTCAGTTATGTGGTGCGCTTGTCAAAGGTAAGCAGGTCATTGTGGTGATGCTGTGAAAAATCATGGCGCCCAGATTGTATCCTGCAAAAAGAATTCATCAAATACAATagagatgaaaacaacaacGTCCctgttaacatttattttaatttatgtaaaatatgatgatttttatttatttattcacagcaGCTTCTCACCTCCCACTTAATAAACTGAATCAGCCACATAAAAGTGATTTATTCTTTCAAACCAATATTGGCAGTAACATCCACAATATCTACAGCTGATAATGTTGCATGttgaattttttgttttatatataaatatttactgcTTGCACTGTGACGCCTTtgttgcaaaaatatatttttattgcaataaatCTCACCAGAAAGGCTTTTTAAATAACACTTTCTTTGACGGCCATCtcaataaagcattttaaataaatgtataatgcgttataatctgcttataacactgtatattataattaaatattcataatactttaaaacaacaatcataacacattataaagaattttacaatgatttataaggtcaagtatcataatATTTCACAATTGCTTGTCACTGACTGATCAAATTGTATTATAATTCACATTGTTGTAATAGCTTATAatctttttataatgcattataatgtaattataaattGCTCTAAGTATCATTATTTGCATtaggtggaaaaaaatataattaaatgtatgcAAGAACAACAACATAACATTTGCATAAACCTTGCAGATCTGAAGATACGACTCATGCTCGTGAAAGTGACCAAAAAGTGTAAACAACACTGCTTTTAGTTGTTTTCTAGGTGataaaaactttcaaaatgttgttaaatgttgCTCCTGGTGTTCTTTCAGGGAACAGGATGTACATGCACCCCGACTCTCCCAACACTGGAACTCACTGGATGAGACAAGAAGTGTCTTTCAGCAAACTCAAGCTCACCAACAACAAGGGCAGCACCAATAATGTGGCACAGGTactgcttcctgtttcctgttgtcTGCCTGCTGCTATATTAAGAGCTTCTGAAACCACGGCTTAGTGTTCATCTTGTTAACATGTACACAAAGATATCTTCCACATCATGTTTCTGATTTGCAAAAATCAAAATGAACCACATTACTGGGTGTCAAAGAAACACATCTAAGGTATCTTCAttatctccctctctgcccTCACGTTTCCtgtctgatttttttaaatcaaataaatgcagaaagtgttaaaaaataccagtatctctctctttctcctgcagATGATCGTCCTCCAGTCGCTCCACAAGTACCAGCCTCGTCTCCACATTGTGGAGGTGAAGGAGGACGGCTCAGAGGATCCCTACCTCTCATCCAAAGCTCAGACCTTCATCTTCCCGGAGACGCAGTTCATCGCTGTCACCGCTTATCAGAATGCAGACGTAAGTCGCATCAATCAAGGGTAgatttgtgtgttgtttctttGCAAATGATGTTCAGCTTCatcttaattttgttttttaaggagagacactgcagtcaaaaacatatttttttaatgcattgatCTAGTTTCGAGTCTtttttcagactagtggaatgAAAAGATCTAAAATACAcatgtagatttctcctaaataaaccaaaagttaccattaatTAATGCCTCAttagcatatttaaacataatatttgagaaaacttgtaataaataataagataattGTCTTTAGggaagtaatcaactggtgaagtttgaACCACTGTGTGGTTCAAACTTCACCAGTTGTTTGaaccacttcagtagcactcagtgctactgaagtggagacaCACCAAACTTTGcagtttcattcatatctatattctgaaggtttatacagaggggtttgttcatatatcattcatagcctgatttatacaacattttattactaataACATGGaggaaatggatttttttttcatctcagttgacagtattttctgatttatggattGATAAAAAGAAATATCCTATATTCCCACTGCAAAAACCTTTGATTCTTATAtgccaacaaaataaaataaggttTTTCAACTTGGCTTTATCCAATTTtgagatttctgttctggaaatgtacgCAAATATTCTGAAAGATAatacctcatttgcatattaaaacagATAATTTTTTGAAAACTTAAAAGGAATAAAGTTCCATGCTGATATCTgttagttaaatgtttttagcCTATTCAACTTTAGTATTTTGTCTCCCCttgatttttatcttttctcacatttttggACCAATGAGTAGAGATCTGTCGTCAATGATTCATGTCAGGGCCGTGCTTCAGATAGAGGCTTTGgtttatgcatgcatgcatcaaAAATGCACACACGCTAATTTACAATGCTACGATCTACTGCGAGTGTAAACACGGGTCACCATACAGTTCAACTAAGAGTCACCTCACCCGAGCTGACCCGAGTATGTGCTGCATGTAGTGTATCTGTAACAGCTGTTCAAATACATTGTGGAGGAGCTACTGTAATCCAAAGCAAGGTTGGATGCTGTTTATTCCGTCactagatctatatatatatgtatatgtgtgtgtgtgtatgtgtgtgtgtgcccactCTGGTTCTTAAGACAAACTCTTTCCAGCAACATGACAACAAGTTGCATGTAAACCTCATTATTTATTAGTCAGcgacctcctctctctctcttgtttctccTACGTGGTCGCTcactccttctctttttttccgaAGCCTACATTCTCTCATTGCCCTCCTCCGATTCCTCACACAGATCACTCAGCTGAAAATAGACCATAACCCCTTCGCTAAAGGTTTCCGCGACAATTACGACACGTaagtaaagttatttttaaaaagatgcatTTGTGAAACAGTAAAATcagaaaagataaatatttaaagcttAGATTTGCTCACAATACATAGTGGGACAAGATAATTGCTGGCACTCTGTGTTAATATTGTAATAGATGTTATTACTGAGCTGCTGATGCATGCTGCAGTGAGAAGGGTGTGAGGGGCTGTGTGATGTTTGATAGATAGTTGAGGTTTTGGGCAGGAAATAAcaccttcttccttttttctctctcttctcacactctcttctcttctcatgccctccctcctccctcctcccgcCTATAGGCTGTACGCCCCTCCCGACTCTGATCGCCTCACCCCCTCCCCTACGGAGGGCCAGCAGCTGCTGCCTGGCGGCTGCTACCCTCAGGGCTACCTCTCTGAGCCGTACATGAGCCCGCTGCCCCAGAGCCGCTTCTTCAGCCGCGAGCCCATCGGCGTGGGCCAGCAGCACAAAGACCCGGCCTCCAGCCCCGGTCCTCACAGCCGCTGGTACCTGCCGCCTCAGCAGGGTGTGGCCGCCAACCGGCTCGACTTCACTTCCTCCTACGACGGGGACTTCTCTGGAAACAGTTTCTACAAGCCCTTCCCCTTGCAGACGTCCGCTCACCACGCGCTCAGCTACTACCCAGATCATCCTTTCGCCTCTACGAGCGTTACCGTCTCAGGGGCCACCTCAGCGGGCTGGACCACCAGCCGGCCCACCCCTCAGTACCTCAGCCACCCGACTAAGCCCGCCCCAAGTCTGGGCTGGTTCAGACCCATAtcgtcctcctcatcctcctcatcttcttccaCGTCGCCCGGCAACCCCCGGCTGCACCCGCCCTCGCTCCTGGAGCCCCTGCAGTCGCCCCTGCTGCAGGACAAGCCCAAAGACACTGTAGAGGTGACGGCGGAGGACCACTGGCTCGAGCCTCCCTCTGTGAAATCAGCGGCCTCAGCCGACTCGGGCCTGTTTGAGGGCAGCGTGGTGGACAACAAGAAGAGGAGGGTGTCGCCGTACACGTCCAGCACTGAAAACTCCCCGCCTCCGCGCGGTGGAGAGGTCTGTGAGAAGGACAGCAACAGTGACGCAGACTACTATGGCTACTACACCCACTGAAGACCTCACACGGTCGAATCAGTCTCTCCCAGCGTTTCCCCCCACAGTCTCTCACACCGCCCTCATGAACATGTCTGTCCAGTCAGGTCATGATTAAGGGCTGGAACAGTCTCTGATTCTGCTGCAGACAAATACCAGTATGTGCAGCATCGTCTTCTGTCACGTCTCAAAAGTCCCCACCTTCAAAGTGTCGAGTGATTACAGGAGAAACTTCCAAGGTTGCTGTCAAAGTTAGTGTTGAACAGAAGTGGATGTGACTGGGTGAAGCTGCCCTGgagtcacacaaacaccacGCAGACAAACAGACCTGTGACTTAAGCCCTTGAAACATCTGGAGATTTTAGGGAggggggataaaaaaaatgatatctgcATATCTGCTTTGCTGACAGACGCCTGCAGGGATTGTCTGTTCGTCCTGCGTCAAacactctctccgtctcttttgtctccgtctgtctcttcCTTCTCACCCTCAACCTTTCACACACGCTCGCAATATGCTCGCGGTCATCTCCCCTGATGATTCTGAGCAGAAATTACatttcacacgcacacacacagttgtctCTCTGAATCCGGCTCAGTTGGTTCAATGCAGCGCCCACCGGTGGTTGCAGAGGAGCGCTGCATGGCTGTGGGCAGAGTGAACTGATGGCAGGAGGTTAAGATGGCTTAGCATGCACATGTTCTGAAGCTCGGCATGCTAATCTAAGTCAACCCGCCTCGGAACAaccttttctgtgtgtgtgtgtgtgtgtgtgtgtgtgtgtgtgtgtgtgtgtgtgtgtgtgtgtgtgtgtgtgtgtgtgtgtgtgtgtgtgaagtaaaTCAACAACCACAGCAGAAATACAAAAGTCCTGAGACAATCAAACATATCTCACAGGTGTAAAGAGAAGAGCTTGTACCTGTTAAAGTTGCTATGAATTTTAGATATCAGATAACAATTCGCATTTCAAATACTGAATAATTTAGCTTCATTAAGTCTGCAACGATAAGTCGATTCATCGctcaaacaaaaatgaatccACAACAATTTCGATAATCGTATAATTCAGGCCAAAAtaagagataagagataagagatGGTCGTGTATGTGGTGAGGTGGTAACCCTCATCTTGATTCAAAGATGGTTTTGCCGTTGGATGTGAACGTTCTCCTCGATCTCTCTCTGACTGTATGCTGACCCCTGCacgatgacctttgaccccgatCGATGGTCTGACTGGttttgatcatcatcatcaggcaGTTCTGATGAAAGATACTGGCAGCTTTAAAACATGAACGAAGCACCTACTTCATAAACTTTTTGACTGCCCCTCACTGGGATGTCACACGTTGAGAAGAACTAGTGATATTCACTATCTGACATTTGTAATACTGGGTCTAAATAAGATCTGTAAACTGCTAAAAAATAGCCCTAAATGATGATATGTCAAGGGAGAGGACAGGGGCCTACTGAAAAAATTGTGCCAATGTGTCGTAAAGACATTCAGTGACACCAATTTGTCATCAACATGGGAAATGCTTCAATTTTAAAGGAATtcttcacacacaaaatgaccatttgtatgtCAATAACTTGACCCATGTTACTTGAATTCGCATGCATCCACAGTCATCGAAGAATCCAAAAATGACCTAAAACAGAGTAAATCCTTAATGAACGTGGAGTCATGCGAGGAAAGCAAAGTTTTCATCACATGACTGATATACAGACGgttcattttgtgggtgaagtattccttcaAGGTGTAGCTAAACCTCTTCTACTGCATTAGCTTTGAGGTCATTTATGGATAGGTTATGTAAAACATAGAAACCTGTGTGACACCTTTAAACTAACTGTAGATGAACACATGGCAGTATTCAGATTTTTCGATAAGAGTTAATTACCTCTACAACATCTTAATCTTAAAATCCCAAATCTTAAAGACTTCCAGTGCAGACGTGTTACAAAGTGGGTCATCCAGACC from Anoplopoma fimbria isolate UVic2021 breed Golden Eagle Sablefish chromosome 5, Afim_UVic_2022, whole genome shotgun sequence carries:
- the tbx21 gene encoding T-box transcription factor TBX21 — protein: MGGIGGNLYLSMLNGTETQTFGKNPDISSHLHRGGGGGGCKDLSEFKMGIQDARFYYADPVPGSQDSLALPYHPDPAVGGYGAQSGRFYAQTLGSCPFGGVRSPPRSGAGQGYVPPAGDGFPAGGKDLYSPSSEGYPASFQHGFQRPPLYPLPGLQVCGKTQALLNNYPLWAKFHKFQTEMIITKQGRRMFPFLSFNISVLDPSAHYNVYVDVVLADQHHWRYQGGKWVQCGKAEGNMPGNRMYMHPDSPNTGTHWMRQEVSFSKLKLTNNKGSTNNVAQMIVLQSLHKYQPRLHIVEVKEDGSEDPYLSSKAQTFIFPETQFIAVTAYQNADITQLKIDHNPFAKGFRDNYDTLYAPPDSDRLTPSPTEGQQLLPGGCYPQGYLSEPYMSPLPQSRFFSREPIGVGQQHKDPASSPGPHSRWYLPPQQGVAANRLDFTSSYDGDFSGNSFYKPFPLQTSAHHALSYYPDHPFASTSVTVSGATSAGWTTSRPTPQYLSHPTKPAPSLGWFRPISSSSSSSSSSTSPGNPRLHPPSLLEPLQSPLLQDKPKDTVEVTAEDHWLEPPSVKSAASADSGLFEGSVVDNKKRRVSPYTSSTENSPPPRGGEVCEKDSNSDADYYGYYTH